The genomic stretch TCTAATTATATGGGTGTTGTTTGGTTCGTTGAGTCTTGACCTTTCTCATGCGACTAAATTAATTTGGGTTAATTTACTCTCGATAGTCTCTGAAGAAGTTAATATCGATATCTCGAGTATCCGAACACATCCCAAATAATCTTTAGAAAAATAGATTATATGGTGATCATGTTCCTTAATTATTACACTTGATCATGAATGCGACgaaactcttttattttatttgaaatgaataAGTCGTACATGTTCAATCGAACCAAGGCAATGTTCTTCGCAATCAAAACACACTCAAATTGCTTGAATCATAATATAATACtacaatatttaaatatatgcaTATTATACAGCCTATTATATATAGCATGACACCTCACCAAAcctccaaaaaaaaaagtaaagataTTAAATCCCAGTGTGATTCACTCCTCAAATGGATATGTTCATCATATCCATTGCTAGGTTCTCTATCATCATGGCTTCTACTTCCCCACTGCATTGCTTCTTCCCACCTgcaaaaattaatcaataatttctagagacaaatgaaaaaaacattAATTAGAAGACAGAATAAAAGAATATGAGCAATTACCATAAAACGACAGCGTTTTGGATATGGGGATTTTGGGAGTGGACATCTTCCTAACAGGGCAAGCTGTGAGAGGGAGAACAGGCAGATCTTGGCAGTTGCAAATTTCAATCATGTGACCATCTGGATCATGGAAGAATATTTGATCCACAATTATTCCACCTTCTCTCACCACTGCCTTCACATATTCAATCTTCATTCCCTCCAATCGTTCTATAATTATATTCATATCTGTGCATTGGAATGAGATGTGATTgtcttttggatttattttttctttattgtttTTCACATTATCTGACTTTAGAAGATGAATTCCGATTCCATGGTTGAACaacctgaaaaaaaaaatcaacaaacattaatttattaatcagATTTTGACTAGCCATAATGTGCAAGCATCATGTTGGAAAATTGTTACATGACTAGGCAATAACCTGGAGtatcatttcctttttcaaGTGATGTTTACACAAGTTTCATATGTAATCTATACTAATAATAGGTCAGGTATTACCATAAACCTTGTAAATTTACTCTATTACGTGTGCAcgacaaaaaataattatataaagatAGCGACAAAGAATGTTCTGCATAATATTTATATCAACAGATATGAGATCCTCTGTTTGTATCGACAATAATTGAATGAAAATTAGTAACAAAGCAACTAAATGGTTTAAAAGCTGACAAAGCAACCGAATAACCTACTCCGTCCGTACCAAATGTTGTCCACATATGACTCGACGCAGATtttagaaatatataaaaaaaagacttTAAAAAGTTAGTATAACATAGATCCCACTTTTATATGCggaatattagttttataatagaatgttaATATGCTAGTGTAAAATGAGCTCCGCTTAccaaaaatggaagaaaaaaaaaacaaagtggataatattttatggacgaaccaaaatgataaatatagACAATTTTTGGTGAATGGAGAGAGTACCATTTTTATTGGTTACAATTGAgtt from Salvia splendens isolate huo1 chromosome 4, SspV2, whole genome shotgun sequence encodes the following:
- the LOC121801533 gene encoding metallothiol transferase FosB-like; this translates as MSRSALPFGGEAMMRKGELPLLSLNHVSYVCKSVQKSVEFYVKVLGFVLIQRPSSFKFEGAWLFNHGIGIHLLKSDNVKNNKEKINPKDNHISFQCTDMNIIIERLEGMKIEYVKAVVREGGIIVDQIFFHDPDGHMIEICNCQDLPVLPLTACPVRKMSTPKIPISKTLSFYGGKKQCSGEVEAMMIENLAMDMMNISI